The Pseudoalteromonas rubra region CTGTGATTTCCCCAAGGCTTTGATCAAACTCAGTATCTGCATAAAAGCCCTGTAACTGAGCGCGGTTGGTCAGGTTATCCTGCTCGGTCACTTCTCGGCCTTTACTGTATTTTTCAAAGGTCGCACCCATGCAATGTTCACCCGCTATACTGGGCGTAAAGTACCCTTTATGGCATAACACGGTAGTGAGTTTGGAGGAGGCTTCCCCAGCCTGGATATGTGAAACCTGGCCGCGCACACCGTGCAGCCCTAAGTGCTGAGTTTGTGCGAACATATCACTGTGTTCACCACCACAGACGAAGACATCTGAAAACGGGCCTTGCCACTGCTTGTTGATTTGTAAATACCAGCCATCCTCACGCTTTTCTAGCGCGCTGACATCTGTATTAAAGTGTTGCTGGCTTTGACACTTGGACTGGGCTGCATTAAAAACTGCTGCTGTGAGCTGAGGTGGACTTACCCAGCCTGCCTGTTCAATAAAGAGTCCCTCGAACGGAGTATCAATATTAGCCAGCGCTTGCGCTTCTGCCACAGAGACCGGACGTATCAGAGATTTGGGAAATAAGTCACTGGCGGCGATTTTTTGATGCTGTGTGCGCTTACCATCCGTCACACTTTGCAAGAGTACGCCACACCAGTCGTGGTCATAGTCAAAACCCAATGCTTCAATGTGTTGATAAAAGCGGCGCGCGTATAAAAAGCTCAACCCATACAACTCGCTGGTGGTGCTGTACTGGGCTTGCAGGTTGGGGTACACGGCACCCTGACGATTATGCGATGCGCCGCTGGCCAGCGTATCATCTTTGCAGAATAAAGTTGTGTTGATATCACGTTTGGCAAGATGGTAGCTCAAACAGGCTGAGCTTATGCCGCCGCCTATGATAGCAACTTTGTGTAGTGTACGCGGTGAATGACGGTAATATTGTGGGTTAGTTGCTTGCGTGTTGGCTGCCTCAAACTGACCAATTACCATTTCCCGCTTACGACCGTAGCCTTTCACTTTTTGGCAGTTGAAGCCTGCCTGCTGTAAGCCTCTGCGGACAAAACCCGCTGCGGTGAAAGTGGCAAATGTGGCGTTGTCTCGGCTCAGAGCCGCCATGGCATCAAACAGGGATTGTTGCCACATGTCCGGGTTTTTACTCGGAGCAAAGCCGTCCAGGTACCAGGCATCAACCAGGCCCTGTGGCCCATAAGAAAGTTTCGGCAAGGAATCGTGCACATCGCCAAACCACAGATCCAGGATCACCTGCCCATCATCAAATTCAAGACGATGACAGCCTTCAACGGCATCTGGGTATTGGGCGCAGAGTTGTTCGGCTTGTTCTGACAGATCCGGCCATGCTTTTAAGGCTTGTCTTAAATCTTCAATCTTAATCGGGTATTTTTCGAATGAAATAAAATAAAGACGCTGAACGTTACGCTGTGTTTTTAGTCGTTGAAATTGAGCCCAGGTATTAAGAAAATTCAGGCCGGTGCCAAATCCGGTTTCTGCAACCACAAAGTGGCTGCGGTCATGGCTCAGTAAACGGGTATTGAGCTTATTTTGCGAATAAAAAACATAGTCGGACTCAGCCTGGCCATCATCATTTGAAAAGTAGACATCGTCAAAGCTGTCTGCGACTGGTGTTCCTGCGTCGTTAAAGTGTATCTGGGCGTTGCGTATCATAGTGTGTATAAAAGTTCGCTACTAAATTGGTGTCTATTTTACGGATTTTATTTGCGTTCGTCCGTTGCATTTTAACAAATATCAGTTCAGAGTACGTGTGTACGCTGGAAAGCTGACCACTTGGTGCCTGGTTTCAGCGTAGAATACGCGTAAATTTAAAAAGTCCTAAGGGAATTACCCATGAGAAGAGCCGTTATTACGGGTATCGGTGTAGTGTCAAGCATCGGTAACAACAAGCAAGAAGTACTAGAGTCTTTGAAAGCGGGTAAAAGTGGTATCGCTTTTAACCAAGAGTTCGCAGACGTAAATCTGCGCAGCCAGGTATCAGGCAAGCTGGATATTGACGTGAAGTCTCTGGTTGACCGTAAAGCACATCGCTTTATGGGCGACGCAGCTGCATTTTCTTATATTTCAATGGCACAGGCGATTGAAGATTCAGGTTTGGCACCTGAGCAAGTTTCACATGAGCGTACTGGTCTGATCGTTGGTTCAGGTGGTGGTTCATCTAAATATCAGGTTGAAGCCGCGGACATTCTGCGTGAGAAAGGCGTAAAGCGTGTAGGTCCTTACATGGTACCGCGCACGATGGCAAGTACAGCTTCAGCTTGTCTGGCAACACCTTTTAAAATCAAAGGTGTAAACTATTCAATTAGTTCTGCCTGTGCGACTTCCGCACATTGTATCGGCAACGCTGTTGAGCAGATCCAACTGGGCAAGCAGGACGTGATCTTTGCTGGTGGTGGTGAGGAGCTACACTGGACTCTGGCAATGGAATTCGACGCTATGGGTGCCTTGTCAACCAAGTACAATGAAGCGCCAGAAACGGCTTCTCGTACATATGATGCAAACCGTGATGGTTTCGTTATCTCTGGCGGTGGCGGTATTGTGGTCGTTGAAGAGCTTGAGCATGCACTGGCACGTGGCGCACACATCTATGCAGAGATTGTAGGATACGGTGCGACGTCTGATGGTTATGACATGGTTGCGCCGTCTGGTGAAGGTGCTGTGAGATGTATGAAGCAGGCGATGCAAGATCTCGACGGCCCAATCGATTACCTGAACACACATGGTACGTCTACACCAGTTGGTGATGTGAAAGAGCTGGGTGCTATTCAGGAATTATTTGGTGATAATTCCCCTGCGATTAGTGCAACTAAAGCAATGACAGGTCACGCATTGGGTGCTGCAGGCGTTCACGAAGCTATCTACTCATTGCTGATGCTGGAAAACAACTTCATCGCACCGTCTATCAACATTGACGAGCTGGATGAGCAGGCACAAGGTCTGGATATTGTCACTGAAATGCGTGAGCAAGAACTGAATACTGTGATGTCGAACAGTTTTGGTTTTGGTGGTACTAACGCGACCTTGGTTATGCAAAAGTATAAAGCTTAATGGCCTTTGCCATTGAGGAATAAAAAAACCGCCGAAAGGCGGTTTTTTTATGTGTCTTGATATTAGGCTTTATGTTTCATCAGGCGTTCTTTATCACGAGACCAGTCTCTGTCTTTGATGTCGGCTCGTTTATCATGCATTTTCTTACCTTTGGCAAGGTGGAACTCAAGTTTCACCCAGCACTTCTTCCAGTACATGGCAGTGGCGACTAATGAGAAGCCATCACGCTCGGTTGCACCGATCAGCCGGTCTATTTCGCGCTTTTTAAGTAGCAACTTACGGTAGCGCATTGGATCGCATATAACATGTGTGGATGCGCTATTAAGTGGTTGGATCTGACTGGCAAGCAGGTAGGCTTCGCCGTCTTTCAGGTGAATATAAGTATCTGTGATATTGACCTTGCCAGAGCGAATGCTTTTAACTTCCCACCCCTGAAGCTCAATACCCGCTTCGAACTTGTCGTGTAAAAAATACTCATGACGCGCCTTTTTATTTAGCGCTATGGTATTGCTATTTGATTTGTTTGGTTTTTTCTTTGCCATAATGGCTTAGTCTACCTTGTATATCGGCGCGGATCAAAAATTGTGGCTATTTTCGCGCAGTCGCCTGTCACAAACAAGATAAATCTTGAAAACCTTGGTAAAATCGCCTTGTTAGAGTTTGGAGAGCGTATGCCACAAGTAGAAAAAAGTGCGTTAGTGATGTACAGCACACAAGAGATGTTTAACTTGGTCAATGATGTTGACGCTTATCCCGCTTTTTTGCCGCATTGTTCCGGGGCGCGGGTGATAGATACTTCAGATCAGGGTATGACTGCAAGCCTTGAAATCTCTAAGGCTGGTTTGACAAAATGGTTTACGACTAAGAATCAGTACGAAGGTAACCGGGTTAGAATGCAGCTCGTTGATGGTCCGTTTAAATCATTGCACGGATATTGGGAGTTTGTCGAATTGGATGAGCAGGCGTGTAAAGTCTGTTTAAAGCTAGAGTTTGAATTTGCTAATAAGCTAGTTGAGCTGGCATTTGGCCGTATCTTTAATGAAGTGGCAAAGAACATGGTCTCTGCCTTTACACAGCGAGCCAAAATTGTATACGGAGTACGCTCATGATCCAGGTTGAAGTGGTATTTGCGTTGCCCGATAAGGCCACTACGCTCAGTGTCGACGTTGCAGAGGGAACCTCGGTGGAACAAGTGGTTTTACAAAGTGGTATTTTGGAACGATGCCCTGAAATTGACCCGACGAACCTGAGCCTGGGTGTGTGGAACAGAACGGTTAAGCTGAATCATGTGGTACGAGCTGGCGATCGGATTGAGGTATATCGCCCACTTATCGCCGATCCAAAAGAAGCGCGCCGTCGTCGGGCTGAAAAAGCCAAAGAAGAAGGGCGTGCCAATAAAATCACTGGTGGACGCCCATTATCTAATTAGCAGTTAAAGTTCAGGCCGCTGTGCTGACGCGCATGGCCTGATTGCGTTACTTGTCTTCGTCCTTAGGGCTATCTTGCTCGTAAGCCGCTTTCTCATCTGCTAAATCTTGTTTTAGCTTACGGATCTTCAACCCCAGCTCCTGACCTCGGTGTCTAGCGTAATAGGTACAGCCAATAAACATACAGGTGGCAAAAAAGAGCTCAAGTAAAATCAGCAGCATTTCCTGCGGAGACACCCAAAGTAGCGTCAGTCCATGTGTGAAGTAGATCAACACAATGAAGTTGGCCCAGGCATAGGTATACGGCTTATCCTGAATAATGCCTTTAAGTGGCAACAACAGGGGTAAAATATATACCGCAAACACGAAACCTGTGCTGTAGCCCTCACGGGGTGCCAACACAAATAACCATAAAGGCATAAGAATTAACAAGCCCACGTAGCCAATAAGGGCTGAGGCCTGAAAGCGTTTTGTGACGGTTTTTTTAGGGATCTGACTCATGATAATTTATTGCTAATGGTATACAGTCGCTTTGCAAGTGCACGGCAGATTTTTATCTCTGTATCGCTTAACTCACAGCTGTTGTCCATGCCTGCCACATGGGTTGCGCCATAAGGTGTACCACCACTGGTGGTAGAGAGTAGTTCAGGTACATCATAGGGTACACCCATCAGCAGCATACCGTGGTGTAACAGCGGCAAAGACAGATTAAGCAGGGTCGCTTCGTTGCCCCCATGCATACTGCTGGACGAGGAGAAAACACATGCCGGTTTGTCGATAAGCTGGCCTTTGAGCCAAATATCACTGGTCGTTTCCCAGAATGTTTTGGCTTGCGACGCCATCATGCCAAAGCGTGTGGGCGTGCCAAATGCGAGCGCATCGCAGTCAATGAGATCTTGCTTTGATACCACAATGTCATGGGCTTCTCTCGCAACAAAGGTACGAAGTCTGACTTGGGCGCCGTGAAACTCCAGTGTTTCTGCAATTTCATGTGCCATTGCTGCAACCGAGCCATGGCTTGAATGATATAAAACTAAGATCTCAGGCATAGGTTTACAGGATATCCAGTACTGATTCAGGTGGGCGGCCAATGGCGGCTTTATCACCTTTAACTACGATAGGTCTCTCGATGAGCTTTGGGTTTTCCAGCATTGCCTGACGCAAATGCGCTTCGTCGCTGTCTTTGCTCAGGTTCAGTTCTTTGTAGAGTGTTTCTTTGCTGCGCACCAGTTGGTGAGCAGAGGTAAAACCCAACTTTTGTAATAGTGCACTTAGCGTGTCCGAATCGATGGGGGTTTTCAGGTATTCGACGACGTCAGGCTGAATATCACGAGATTCCAGCAGAGCCAGCGTTTCGCGAGATTTTGAACAACGAGGGTTGTGATAAATCGTAACAGACATACAAGATCCTTTACGGTAATGGTACTTATCTAATTTGGCGCAAATTGTATCGTATCCTGTAAGCCCTGCCTATGTTTTTCCGGCTAAGTAGCGGCGTATACCCGGCGGCGCGGCAGGAAGTTTAGGAGGGTAGACAGATAGCCGCACCATGAACGCCCGAGCAAAACGACAGTGTTCATGGTACAGCAGGTAAATTAAAGCTTGGCGAGTTCTTTTTGCATATCACGATATTGCGTCAGTAGTGCTTTTAAGCGCAGGCGACGTATGGTTTCTTCCTTTTCCACGTGGTTGAGCGCTTTTTGAATTTCGTCCGCAGCGCGCATAAAGGCCCCGTAATGGCTGAGCAAACTGGCCTGACTTTCATGGTAGTCGGCTTTGGCATCCATCTTTTTGTAGGTGTCTGTGAGCAGTTGTCTTGCCAAAACATGATCTGGCTTTTCCAGCAAAAAGACCTTCAGTAGTTGCTCAGCCAGATCATATTGCTCACCTTTTATTGCTGCATTGGCATAGTTTAGCGTGATCACCTGGTTATTCGGTCTGAGTTGATGTTTTTCACCCAGTAACTTAGTGATCCCTGCGTAATCTTTCTTCGCCAGTAACAGATCGGTGTACACGTCCAGATAAAACAAGTTATTGGGGTCAGCACGCAGTAATTTGTCCATTACCGTTTGGGCTTTATCCAGTTTTTCCTGATCCAGGAAAGTAATAGCCAGGCCATATTCCAGGGCGCTTTTGTCCAGTTCTGATGAACGCTTCAGTGCCTGCTCAAAGTACGCCTGTGCTGATTCGCTATCGAGTTGGTATCTGGCAATAACCCGGCTCTTGGCCAACTGGAATTGAGGACTTCTGGGTACATAGCGTTGTTCGTATTGTTGAGCACGCAAACGGACGTCTGATACCCGAGAGTCAGGTAGTGGGTGAGACATTAAAAACACCGGTGCTTTATTTTTAAAACGCACCTGGGCTGCCAGTTTACTCAGGAACTCGCTGGATGCATGTGGATCGAACCCTGCGCTGTACAAGGTCTGCATACCGAAGCGGTCGGCTTCCTGTTCGGCTTTACGGCTGTGAGTAAGCTGACTCAGTGCTGATTGCGTTGAACTGGCCGACAGGATAGCCATGCCTGCATCCGGGGCGATTACAGTTGCCAGAATACCTGTGATCATACCCGCAATGGTCAGAGCACTATTGTCTTTGGCTTGCTGGATCCTGCGCGCCAAATGACGCTGGGTTACGTGGGCAATTTCGTGGCCCAGTACAGATGCAAACTGACTTTCGTTATCGGCCTGTGCCATCAAGCCCGTGTGTACGCCAACGTGACCGCCATAAAAGGCAAACGCGTTAATGTCTTTGTTATCAATCCAAAAGAAGGAAAAAGGAAAGCGTACATCGTTAGCATTGGCAACTAACTTATTGCCGAGTGTTGATAAATACTCATCGAGCACCGGATCCTGTACCAATTTAGATCCTGAGCGGATCTGCATCATCATAATTTCGCCGATGGCTTGTTCTTTGTCTATGGGCAACACTTGGACTGCGGATGTGCCCAAGTCGGGCAGTTTAAGTGTTGACTGAGCCTGGCCCGGGATTGACATACTCAAAGCCAGGGCACATAGAGATGCCTGAAACAGCTTTTTTAACTGCATTCTAGTCCTTATTCATTTCGTCACCCAGCATGATCTTGGCGATGTCTATTTCATCGCTACATGCACGGGCATCTTTTTCGCACAACATATAAAAATCTTTAATTGAGACCCCATCAACCTTGATAACGTTCAATTCTCTTTGCAGCATGTTTAATGTTTTATAGACCACTTTGTGTGCATGCAAAATCAGGGCTTTGTCTGCGGTGTCACCTCTGTCGAAATAAAATGCGATAAATTTATGGAGTTGGTTAAACCGCAGCAGTACTTTCATGGTATGCGGGTCCCAGACGTTAAACTCAAGATATTTATTGTCTTTCAGATAACGATCTACTTTAACGCCCTTGGCGATGGGGTAAGCCCATAACTCAAAACCACGATCAGTAAACACTTGATGAAGCGCTAAGGCCGGTGCCTTCTCGCAGTGGATGATACCGTTGCTGTCCTCATATCCGCCAAGCAGAGATAAATTCCAGTTGCGCTTGTCGAGCAGGCGCTTAACGGCGTGATCAAATCCATGTTGAAAAATACCTTCGCCTTCACTAACTGAAGAGGCGACAAGGTGATAAAATGGTGGCAACTCACCCCAGTTAATTTGTTTTTTAAACCAGTTTATTTCTTTTAAGGTTGGGTTGTCAGGCAAACGCGCCTTGTTGTTTACACCAGGCATGTGAAAATCCGAAAAATCACTATCTCTTTTATAAGGATAACGCATTGACCGGGTTCAGGCTATACGGTTTGCCCACAGAGTAAACCTGAGCCGTGTTCTGGTATAGGCTAAGAGTTGTAACAGGTTGAAAGTAGAATTAAATAAGGCTCAAAACAGCGTGATTGAATGTGATTTGCGACCGTTTCAGTGTCCACAGCTTTTTGTCCAGTTTAAGTGGCAGCTTAAACAAGCGAAAACCAAAACAAAAGCGGTGCGCTTTTTTTATACAAGAGAACAAGACTTGCGAGATGTAATGCGCTATTTAAACAATCAAGATATGGTATTTCAGCATAATCAACAGTCAGAACCATTTTTTATACAAGTGGAGTGTATAGATGATTGAACTCATTAAATCCTGGTATCGGGCCAAGTTCTCAGATCCCAACTCTGTGACCTTACTGCTGATGCTGCTGGCGATGGCTGCACTGTTATACTTTTTTGGGACATTCATTATTCCCGTATTAGTTGCCATAGTTATAGCCTATTTGCTGGATTGGCCCGTAACGCACCTGCAACGGGTGGTGCCCAGCCGGCAGATGGCTACTAATATCGTGATGCTGGTCTTTGTGAGTGTCATGCTGGCACTGATGTTTGGTATTTTGCCCGTGCTGTGGGCGCAAACCAGCAACTTGGTGCAAGAAGCCCCGACCATGATTGAAGAAGGCAAATATTATCTGCTTCATTTACCAGACAATTACCCGAATCTGATATCGACAGAGCAGGTTCAAAACCTGGTGGGAGCAGTGGAAACCAAGTTGTTTGATTTTGGCCAACAGGTGGTCTCTGCCTCTCTGACATCTATAAAAGATGTGGTCGCCTGGCTTATCTACTTAGTTCTGGTGCCTTTGTTAGTGTTTTTCATGTTGAAAGATAAAACCCAACTCACAGCGGGGTTGTTGCAGCTGGTGCCAAAAGAAAGACGCCTGATCAATCAGGTGTGGGAAGAAATGGACCATCAGATCATGAACTACATTCGGGGTAAAGTAATTGAAATTGTGATTGTCGGGTTATCCAGTTTTATTGCCTTCACGGTGTTGGATTTACGTTATGCCGCCTTACTTGGCACCTTGGTGGGCTTCTCGGTGTTGATCCCCTTCATTGGTGCTGCAGTGGTGACTTTGCCTGTGGCTGCCGTGGCGTTATTTCAGTTTGGTGTTGCGCCAGAGTTCTGGACGGTATTGGTGGTTTATGGC contains the following coding sequences:
- the mnmC gene encoding bifunctional tRNA (5-methylaminomethyl-2-thiouridine)(34)-methyltransferase MnmD/FAD-dependent 5-carboxymethylaminomethyl-2-thiouridine(34) oxidoreductase MnmC, with translation MIRNAQIHFNDAGTPVADSFDDVYFSNDDGQAESDYVFYSQNKLNTRLLSHDRSHFVVAETGFGTGLNFLNTWAQFQRLKTQRNVQRLYFISFEKYPIKIEDLRQALKAWPDLSEQAEQLCAQYPDAVEGCHRLEFDDGQVILDLWFGDVHDSLPKLSYGPQGLVDAWYLDGFAPSKNPDMWQQSLFDAMAALSRDNATFATFTAAGFVRRGLQQAGFNCQKVKGYGRKREMVIGQFEAANTQATNPQYYRHSPRTLHKVAIIGGGISSACLSYHLAKRDINTTLFCKDDTLASGASHNRQGAVYPNLQAQYSTTSELYGLSFLYARRFYQHIEALGFDYDHDWCGVLLQSVTDGKRTQHQKIAASDLFPKSLIRPVSVAEAQALANIDTPFEGLFIEQAGWVSPPQLTAAVFNAAQSKCQSQQHFNTDVSALEKREDGWYLQINKQWQGPFSDVFVCGGEHSDMFAQTQHLGLHGVRGQVSHIQAGEASSKLTTVLCHKGYFTPSIAGEHCMGATFEKYSKGREVTEQDNLTNRAQLQGFYADTEFDQSLGEITGAKAAVRCCFNDHFPMVGQVPDPDSLCSAFANLRRGKHDDFEPLTEPHEGLHVVTGFGARGLCSAPLVTEHLVATLCDEPRPFSERINQALHPARFVVRDLIRNKI
- the fabB gene encoding beta-ketoacyl-ACP synthase I; the encoded protein is MRRAVITGIGVVSSIGNNKQEVLESLKAGKSGIAFNQEFADVNLRSQVSGKLDIDVKSLVDRKAHRFMGDAAAFSYISMAQAIEDSGLAPEQVSHERTGLIVGSGGGSSKYQVEAADILREKGVKRVGPYMVPRTMASTASACLATPFKIKGVNYSISSACATSAHCIGNAVEQIQLGKQDVIFAGGGEELHWTLAMEFDAMGALSTKYNEAPETASRTYDANRDGFVISGGGGIVVVEELEHALARGAHIYAEIVGYGATSDGYDMVAPSGEGAVRCMKQAMQDLDGPIDYLNTHGTSTPVGDVKELGAIQELFGDNSPAISATKAMTGHALGAAGVHEAIYSLLMLENNFIAPSINIDELDEQAQGLDIVTEMREQELNTVMSNSFGFGGTNATLVMQKYKA
- the smpB gene encoding SsrA-binding protein SmpB produces the protein MAKKKPNKSNSNTIALNKKARHEYFLHDKFEAGIELQGWEVKSIRSGKVNITDTYIHLKDGEAYLLASQIQPLNSASTHVICDPMRYRKLLLKKREIDRLIGATERDGFSLVATAMYWKKCWVKLEFHLAKGKKMHDKRADIKDRDWSRDKERLMKHKA
- a CDS encoding SRPBCC family protein, which encodes MPQVEKSALVMYSTQEMFNLVNDVDAYPAFLPHCSGARVIDTSDQGMTASLEISKAGLTKWFTTKNQYEGNRVRMQLVDGPFKSLHGYWEFVELDEQACKVCLKLEFEFANKLVELAFGRIFNEVAKNMVSAFTQRAKIVYGVRS
- a CDS encoding RnfH family protein, which codes for MIQVEVVFALPDKATTLSVDVAEGTSVEQVVLQSGILERCPEIDPTNLSLGVWNRTVKLNHVVRAGDRIEVYRPLIADPKEARRRRAEKAKEEGRANKITGGRPLSN
- a CDS encoding DUF2069 domain-containing protein; translated protein: MSQIPKKTVTKRFQASALIGYVGLLILMPLWLFVLAPREGYSTGFVFAVYILPLLLPLKGIIQDKPYTYAWANFIVLIYFTHGLTLLWVSPQEMLLILLELFFATCMFIGCTYYARHRGQELGLKIRKLKQDLADEKAAYEQDSPKDEDK
- the wrbA gene encoding NAD(P)H:quinone oxidoreductase, with amino-acid sequence MPEILVLYHSSHGSVAAMAHEIAETLEFHGAQVRLRTFVAREAHDIVVSKQDLIDCDALAFGTPTRFGMMASQAKTFWETTSDIWLKGQLIDKPACVFSSSSSMHGGNEATLLNLSLPLLHHGMLLMGVPYDVPELLSTTSGGTPYGATHVAGMDNSCELSDTEIKICRALAKRLYTISNKLS
- the arsC gene encoding arsenate reductase (glutaredoxin) (This arsenate reductase requires both glutathione and glutaredoxin to convert arsenate to arsenite, after which the efflux transporter formed by ArsA and ArsB can extrude the arsenite from the cell, providing resistance.) translates to MSVTIYHNPRCSKSRETLALLESRDIQPDVVEYLKTPIDSDTLSALLQKLGFTSAHQLVRSKETLYKELNLSKDSDEAHLRQAMLENPKLIERPIVVKGDKAAIGRPPESVLDIL
- a CDS encoding M48 family metalloprotease, producing the protein MQLKKLFQASLCALALSMSIPGQAQSTLKLPDLGTSAVQVLPIDKEQAIGEIMMMQIRSGSKLVQDPVLDEYLSTLGNKLVANANDVRFPFSFFWIDNKDINAFAFYGGHVGVHTGLMAQADNESQFASVLGHEIAHVTQRHLARRIQQAKDNSALTIAGMITGILATVIAPDAGMAILSASSTQSALSQLTHSRKAEQEADRFGMQTLYSAGFDPHASSEFLSKLAAQVRFKNKAPVFLMSHPLPDSRVSDVRLRAQQYEQRYVPRSPQFQLAKSRVIARYQLDSESAQAYFEQALKRSSELDKSALEYGLAITFLDQEKLDKAQTVMDKLLRADPNNLFYLDVYTDLLLAKKDYAGITKLLGEKHQLRPNNQVITLNYANAAIKGEQYDLAEQLLKVFLLEKPDHVLARQLLTDTYKKMDAKADYHESQASLLSHYGAFMRAADEIQKALNHVEKEETIRRLRLKALLTQYRDMQKELAKL
- a CDS encoding AI-2E family transporter, yielding MIELIKSWYRAKFSDPNSVTLLLMLLAMAALLYFFGTFIIPVLVAIVIAYLLDWPVTHLQRVVPSRQMATNIVMLVFVSVMLALMFGILPVLWAQTSNLVQEAPTMIEEGKYYLLHLPDNYPNLISTEQVQNLVGAVETKLFDFGQQVVSASLTSIKDVVAWLIYLVLVPLLVFFMLKDKTQLTAGLLQLVPKERRLINQVWEEMDHQIMNYIRGKVIEIVIVGLSSFIAFTVLDLRYAALLGTLVGFSVLIPFIGAAVVTLPVAAVALFQFGVAPEFWTVLVVYGVIQALDGNVLVPLLFSEAVDLNPVYIIVAVLFFGGLWGFWGVFFAIPLASLVKALLNAWSTQQQEYLASEAK